The window ATTCTGTGAGTTCTAAGCGTTAACACTTGTACTGCATCTTATAATCTGGTATTATACGGAAGTCTATGTTACAAGTTGAACGCAAAGAAGAAGAATCATTAGAGAGTTTAATTCGTCGCTTTAATAAGAAAGTGACTCAGTCTGGATTGATGACAGTGGCTCGTCGGAAGAAATTCTATGAAAAGCCTCTTACTAAGCGGGCTGAGCGTGAGATTGCAATTCGCAAGCGTATTCGCAAAGAGCAAAAGACTCGAGAAGCTTTTGCTTTTCGGGGCTAATCTACAATGCGCCTGGACCAAACTCTCGAAACTGACCTGCTAGAAGCAATGAAGGCTCGTGATGAAATACGTGTCCAGGTTTT is drawn from bacterium and contains these coding sequences:
- the rpsU gene encoding 30S ribosomal protein S21, with the translated sequence MLQVERKEEESLESLIRRFNKKVTQSGLMTVARRKKFYEKPLTKRAEREIAIRKRIRKEQKTREAFAFRG